ccacattgctgtggctctggagtcacacataggccagatcaggtatggatttccttccctaaaggacatcagtgaaccagatcggtttttccaacaattgacaatggctttatggtcgtcagtagattcataattccagatattttttattaaactcaagttccaccacctgctgtggtgggatttgaactcaggtccccagaacattagctgagtttctggattaatagtctagcgataataccactaggccatcacctcccctaaagaGACCCTGGGATAGTTCAGCAAAGCCTATTCAATATGAAATTGGATTCTCAGTCAGGGTTTATTTGTCTTTTAACCAAAATTTGAATTAACTTGGATTTCTTGAAGGTGGGATCCGTCTCGGAAGCACCATTATTTGCTATTCGTTGCATCACCCTGGTCTGTGCTAAACACAGATGCTCCTCTGCATTCAAGTGAAGTAGAGTACTACATTAAAGGGATAGGGAAATAGCAACTGAAAGGAATGAATTCAAGGAAAAGGGCAAAGTAATGGAATTGGCAAAGCAAGCACTGGAATAGactagcacaggcatgatggccaaatggccaccgTCTTCACGAAAACTTTCATGATATTTGGTGGGCTATTTTCATCTTGTGTCAAGTGGGGAACAAAGTCAGTGTTATTCTGAGGCCCCGGCCTCGTTTTAACATGGTTAGTAAGTGCAAGCACCCCCTGTAGCTTGCTATTCCTGGTAAGGAAGGGGAACAGCTGGTTCCCAAGCTGTATTGGGTCAGAGGACAGGCACGGGAGGAGGTAGAGGTAATCATGGGGAGGGTCTTGAATACTTTTGGACAAATAGTCTCCTGGCCCCCACACCAAATTAAATAAGAGTTGTCCTGGGCCAAATTCGGAGTAGCCATCACCAGTCCCTTTAATGAGCCCAGATCCAACAACTCACAACCTGGCACTAAAGAAAGGGATGTGCGCAATGTACACATTACCCATTAGTACTGGAAACTTGCAATTGGGATCCTACAACTATCATTAGCCATccacccctctactttctcaggaggctaaggaaatttggcatgtccgctacgactctcaccaatttttacagatgtgccagagaaagcaacctttccggatgtatcacagcttggtatagttcctgctctgaccaagaccgcaagaaactacaaagggttgtgaacgtagcccagtccatcacgtaaaccagcctcccgtccattgactctgtctacacttcccactgcctcagagaagcagccagcataatcaagcacctcACACACCcgggacgtactctcttccaccttcgtacaaaagtctgagaacacgtaccaactgactcaagaacagcttcttccctgctgccatcagacttttcaatggacctaccgtatattaatctgatctttctctatgactgtaacactatattctgcactctctcctttccttctcccctatgtactttatgaactgtatgttttgactgtatagcatgcaagaaacaatacttttcactgtatcccaatagatcAAAAACCAAATCAGATCAAACTTAAGAAGCCTCCAGAGTTCTTTTCAGATGGACCAACTGAACATTGCACGTCAGGTCTctgatattgtgcaatcatcaaggTGTTCCACACATATTTTCAATTGCTGGTTGCTTCCCTTAAGCATTAAAAATATCCAACCAGCAGTTGAAAATGACAACCTTAAAGTCCAAGCTGGGCAATAACTCTAGACCCCATCGCTACTCCCAGCGGCGGCTTGCTTTAGTTCCTCAAGCCCAATTTCTGTTGTATAAACAGAGTGCGTGATGTCCGTACCACTAATTGTCTTTTTGGCTAAAGGAAGATTGTTCTTATTTTCAACACCATTACCCTTACGGGCCAGCTTACTGCGATAGGTCTGCCCACCCAGGACATAAAGAATTGGGTCGAGGCAACTATTGGCACTTGCGAGGGGTCTGGTCACTTTGTACGCCAGGTTAAACGCATTGAGCCTGCTACAGCTCACGTTAAGGCTTCTCGAGGAATAGTAAATGGAGCGTGTGATGTGGAAGGGCAAGAAACACAAGACAAAAACAGTGAGGATGGTGATAATCATCTTGATGGACTTTTTCCTGGATCTGGCATATTCAGGACGGATGCCATTGGGCCGAAGGAGTTTCTTAGCTGTAATTCCGTAGCAGATCACCACTACTGTGAAAGGACCACAAAAGAGCAACACCAACTGTACAGCGCTGTAAATGACAAACTGGTTAAAATGGATTTGGTTCGCCGTGTCATAACAAAGGGTAGTATTACCAATGCCCTCTATGTCAACAAACACGAatattggggtctggaatgctatCACAACCCCCCAAACAACGATGCATACTATTCGCGTGTATCGCAGGCTTGACCACCTCAGTGACtgcattgggaagcagatcccCAGGAATCTATAAATGCTCATACAAGTGAGAAAAAGGATACTGCCGTACAGGTTGGTATAGAAGAGGAACCGTACAATTTTACACAAAGCTGCCCCAAAGGGCCAGTCGTTGTGTTTCGAGTAGTAGTAAATCAGCAGAGGCAATGATATGGCGTACATGATGTCTGAGAGAGCTAGGTTGAACATGTAAGTGGTCGATACATTCCAAGGTCTCATTCGAAAGACAAAGACCCATATTGCAAGAGCATTGAGAACAAGTCCTACCACAAACACTATCCCATAAGACACTGGAAGCAGAATAGAGATAAAGTCCTCATCAAAAGTACAATTTTGTGGTCTATCATGCGTTCCATCCATGTTCAAGCCAGGATTGGAGAACTTAAGTTTGAATTTACTGTTTTAAGACGTGCTGGTCCACCTTCATTTCCGATCCTTTCCAGGGTCCCTGAACAACAAAGAAAGATTGTGTTTTAAATGAGAATTTCATCCTTTTTTTTACTAGCATTTAATCTTTCATGAtgtcacattgttgtggatcgaCAATCAGGATACCTCAGCGCAATGGAACTTTGAATCCAAGGGATAGGACAACCTGGAGTCTAATCCCAAATGGTGGCTTCTCCTTCGGAATTGTGCCATGAGGGAATACGccaagagagagctggagagaccTCATGGGAACTTATTGCAACCTTACCACACCAAATAGCCAGTACCAGTGGCTATGATCATCGGTCTGCCTTCTTGCGTTGGGTAGGCACGAGGAAACTGCCAGTAAGGATGAAGAGAAAATATAATGTAATTGTGAAAATATATCAGTATTATATCATTGcaaggatgggggggaggagcagagggaggactgattatatatttatatagcacctttcatgaccgcaGGGCATCATAAAGCATTTACAACCAATAAGGTGTTTTTTAAATGTAGTCACTGATGTAATGCAGGAAATACAGCAActgatttatgcacagcaagattctacaaacagcaatgtaagaaTGACTAGACCGACTGGTTTTTTTtcaattctttcatgagatgtgggcattgctggctaggccagcatttattgcctatccctaattgcccttgagaaggtggtgggcgagttgccttcttaaaccactacagtccatgtggtgtaggtacacccgcagtgctcctatggagggaattccaggattttgacccagcagcagagaaggaaggagatgtcaggatggtgagtggcttggaggggaacctccaggtggtggtgttcccatttgtctgctgccctGTCCTTTGAGACGGTAGCGGTCATGTGTTTAGGAGATgctatctaaggagccttggtgagttcctgcagtgcctcttgtcaatggtacacactgctgccactgggcatcggtggtggtgggattgaatgtttatggatggggtgccagtcaaatgggctgctttgtcccagatagtgtcgagcttcttgagtgttgttggagctgcaaagcTGATAAATTTGTTGgatatgatttccccttcatgaagccatgctgacggcTTGATTATTGCCAGAAcactgtcagggcccatagcctttgcaaattctgtgatgttggttgaaggataaagttGGGCAAAACATTTTGGACAACTCCTCTACTCTTCGAAATCATGCCAAGAAGTCTTTTATGCCCAccagagaaagtgagggggacttgatttaatgtctcatcagaacctttgctgcacctctgacagtgctgcactcccacagTACATACTGTcctgagtgtcagcctagattttacatagaacatagaagtttggagaaggaggaggccatttggcctttcgagctcactccgctattcattacgatcatggctgatcatccaactcaacagcctaatctttttccccataaccttggatcccatttgctccaagtgctatatccagccgcctcttgaatacattcaatgatttggCATCAAATACTtcctgaggtaatgaattccacagactcactactctttgggtgaagaaatgtctcctcacctccgtcctaaatggtctaccctgaatcctcagactgtgatccctggttctggacgcacccaccatcaggaacatcctccctgcatctatcctgcctagacctattagaattttataagtctctatgcgatcccccctcattcatctgaactccagtgaaaataatcttaacttagtcaatctctcctcatacatcagtcccgccatccccggaatcagcctggtaaaccttcgctgcactccctcgagagcaagaacataattcttcagtaaaggagaccaaaactgcacacaatattctaggtgtggcatcaccaaggccctgtatagttgcaacaacacatccctgctcctgtactcaaaacctctcgcaaggaaggccaacatatcatttgccttctttaccgcctgctgcacctgcatgcttaactccagcgactggtgcacaaggacacccagttcccgctacacactcccctctcccaatttacagtcagtcaggtagtaatctgccttcttgtctttgcttccaaagtgaatatcctcacatttatccaaattatactgcatctgccattgatttgcccacttagccaacctgtccagatcatgctgaaggatctctgcatcctcgtcacagttcaccctcccgcccaacttggtatcatctgcaaacttttgtGTTTGTGCTGGTAAACCTTGGTAATGGGTAATCAATGATATTATCGTTGCTTGAAACAGGGTTACAAATCGTAAAGATAGTGAAGCTGTCAATGACAGAGATTTGATGAAGCACCAGCCAAATATTTTCACATTTAAACTGATGCAGGTTGTAGCATTTACAAAGGTAAACAAAACTTAATGGTTGCCAAGCAACTCATCTCAGACCTTTTCAATCTTCATTCAACCAGAACATAAGAGAACTCTGACATGCAGACATTACATATTAACTATTCCAACTCCAAATGAATGTACAACAGAACATCTGATACCAGCTACCAATTGAAACCTCCCGCTGTTCATGGAGGACATGGCCTGAACAATAAAAATAGTGAGGGACACAACTtcttaaatcatagaattcctacagtgcagaaggaggccattcagcccaccgagcctgcaccgacaacaatcacaccaggccatagccccataaccccacgtatttaccttgctagtccccctgacactaaggggcaatttagttagcatggtcaatcaacctaacacgcacatctttggactgtaggaggaaaccggagcacccggaagaaacccatgcagacacggagagaacgtgcaaactccacagtcacccaaggacggaattgaacccaggtccctggcgctgtgaggcagcaatgctaaccactgtaccaccctgcacATCTATGAAAAAGACCAAGTGATCCGCCTTTAAAAGTCAGATTACACAACAACATATTTCTATCAATGTTGAtagtatttattttttattaaatcaAACTTCCTAACATCTTTTCTGAACGGTCTGGCTTTAACTTTTAGACTATGTCTcctagaatctccaaccagtggaaatag
The sequence above is drawn from the Mustelus asterias chromosome 10, sMusAst1.hap1.1, whole genome shotgun sequence genome and encodes:
- the LOC144499470 gene encoding P2Y purinoceptor 2-like, with protein sequence MEPGTPRKAPDLVLQGGRSPSPVCWDGGVAKGCPFSNPGLNMDGTHDRPQNCTFDEDFISILLPVSYGIVFVVGLVLNALAIWVFVFRMRPWNVSTTYMFNLALSDIMYAISLPLLIYYYSKHNDWPFGAALCKIVRFLFYTNLYGSILFLTCMSIYRFLGICFPMQSLRWSSLRYTRIVCIVVWGVVIAFQTPIFVFVDIEGIGNTTLCYDTANQIHFNQFVIYSAVQLVLLFCGPFTVVVICYGITAKKLLRPNGIRPEYARSRKKSIKMIITILTVFVLCFLPFHITRSIYYSSRSLNVSCSRLNAFNLAYKVTRPLASANSCLDPILYVLGGQTYRSKLARKGNGVENKNNLPLAKKTISGTDITHSVYTTEIGLEELKQAAAGSSDGV